The DNA segment CAGTGCACAAAGGCCACCATCATTGCCGGTTAGCTTCTCCTCCTCGGTCAGCTTCAGCCACCCCTGAAAAGGATGAAGCTCCAAGACCCCGGCCACAGCTCCAGGGAGCTGCCAGGTGCCTGTGGATCCCCACCCCGGAGCCTTGCTTACGTTAGTGGTGAACGTGCGAGACAGAAGCTCCTCCCGCTGTCTCTCCTGCTGTTCCCTTGCGTATCGCCGGTGCTGGAAGTTTCGGAGAGCGGTCTGCAGGTGCTGGACATCATACTTTAACTGGTCAACACGACTGgaattgatggagagagagattacATTCCAGGAACCCAGGGCAGCACACCTGCAGTGGCCAGGCTCTGTATTCAAGAAAGATGTTTCCTTGCTTCTCCTTACACCACTGTGTGTTATCCCCACCAAAATCATCTGATTTTGATCGAggatgttggaaaaaaaaaaaagcagcagctttTGTGGTTCCAGCCCACAAGATTCTAGCAGCTTTACTTAAGCATCTGCTGGTCTGGATGCATGACAGGGAACAGGTGACAGGAAGCAGACTCGAGGACCTCTCCCTGACCTTCTATGGATTGTATCGCTTTCCAAGAAGAAGCCCAAGGGCATCTTTTCGAGTAAAGCATCAACAAAGTTTCATAAAACTTTTGGGAacgggggctggggtggaggtggtATGGGGGGGTTCAGTTTAATTTCACAGGGGAGTATCAAACATGAGATCAGCATTTCATGATAAATAGACTGATTGAAGTGAttaagggcaagatttcatttcaacCCAAGAAGGCAGCGGGAACCAAAGGCCAGAGCAAACCTCTCTGGCGGCAGCAGGCTTCAAATGGCCATGGGTCTGGTCAGAAAAAACAGTATaggaagcaaaattttaaaatgacccAACATAAGGAGACACGAGGCTTCAGAGCCACTAACCTCATAGGCTTTTTCCTTTGAGGAAGCATCACTGAAATGGAATCATGCCCTTTAAGGGAACTTTATCTTTACAGAGTCTCAGTTTTTCAATGTGTAAATGGATTTTCAGAATACTGGCTAGCCTCCCCCTGGGGTAGTCCTGACGGGCCGAGGGTGTCAGAATACTCACAGTTTGGCATTCTGTCTTTTGTTAGGGGGCTCCTTGCTGGACAAAATCTCCAGACGTTCTAGATGGCTAAATATCTGGTCTATGCGTGCTTGGATTTCATTTTCTACTActgcacaaaagagaaaaaagaataattgctGGAAAAGAGACAGCGAACTTAAATTAGAAGAGTACATTAAACACGTCTTTTTTCCATAACcaataaattcaaagaaacacatatgaaaaggagaaaaacgcATATGCTAGTgaataactggaaaaaatacaaGTTCTACTAAATGACTCTGTAAATTTtgttctaaacacacacacacacgtagctGTTAAAGCCCTAAcaatgccaatttttaaaaagctagataaatctgtagaaataaatttgtctttagacacgaaatattttaagcaaaatgcAGTATCTTCTGAAACAGAATGAGGTCTCCTTTCCTTTGAGATTATTCCCAGATACAAGTTATAAATATCTAGTAAAAAGGTTGCCAATTGAATTCCCTACAGTAAtgaggttaaaagaaaaaaagagcacaaaGGGGAAGATTAGTGTGTGAAACTCAGAGGAGCGCTCCCTTAAGGCTTTCTGTAAGAATGGGCAGGCTGATGCTGATGTCCCCAAAATAGACCAAATATCACTAGGAAAGGCCCAGGAAAGAATCCACAGAGGTAAAGATATGATAAATACACTCATTTTCCTTATCCCTTTTGATAAACAGTCGAAATGACcgcttttccatttttaatcgTGTGACAATGGGAATGTTGGGAAGGCAAACAGAGCCGATGGACACTAATCAGTGCAGAGAAGAAGGGCATCCAGACTGCCTCTCGCCCCAGAAAGGCATGACGGCGGCCAACAAGGTCACCCTCCTGGGCCAACCTGCAGCGAACACACACGGTTTAGATGAGAACAAGGTGGGCACAGAACCCAGAGATGCTCTTGAAGCTGTGGACAGAGGGCACGAGCAGACAGAATCGGCCGTGCTGGTAGCCAGGGAAGGAGGTTAGGGGGTGGCCTCCGCAGCGCGTGCGGTACAGTGGTGCCTGTCTGACTAGCTCCGAGAGAGGACCTTCTCCTACCATAGCCAAGAAACTACGAAACAAAAAGCAGGGCCCTTCTCCAAAGGAATCACTGTGTGGGAACTAAACTAATTAATATTGCTATTCAGGTCTGAATAATCCTCCTAAAATTTAGCCACAGTTCTCAGCTCAGAAGAAACAACCAATTCCAGCTAAACATCTCTGAGTGGGTGCGGAGCACATTCCTCTAAGGGCCCGGTAATTAGATTAAGACAGATGGAGGAGAGGACGTCCATTCCCATAGGGCCATGTCAGGTTGAGTGGAGGGGTAATGGGGGATAAGACTTGTGGGATTCCACAGGGCGCAATCAGGGAAGTCAGGGACTTTGCCGGAGGGTTTTTCTGTCCACCCTAACAACAGAACTCATTCTGCGCTGAATCATTAAGCCCCCAAGGCAGAAAAGCGGTCAGGAAACCCAGCCCATTAGCTTTGTGTCATCAGAGAAAGGACTCTGGTCTCCATAGTTAATTACTCACAGTGCAGAGACTGCTTGTCTGCTGTCTCCAGGCGTCCCATGTGAGACTGGATCTCGTGGACCTGCCtatcaaaggaagagagaggaaatgagagagacAGGAGTCATCAACAGTGCTTCAGTCAGGAAAGACACGTTTTCTGATGCCAACATGTAACTGATTTAAACTGACAGCATCGCTGAACTGTGAAATTTGTAAGTGGCACTTCAGGCCACGTGTTTCGGCGGGGTTTCTGATATTTTAACATGAATAATGTTAATGTTACTATGTTAATCATGTTAATAACAACACCGACGGGCGGCACTACTGAGCGCTTTGCCACATCTAAGACACTCTACAAAGTCAATAACCACACGAGGAAAGGACCgttatcatcttcattttgtaaataagaCAACGGAAGCCCAGAAAGGTTATGTAGTtcgttcaaggtcacacagcaagtgataAACCTCAATCTGGACCCAGCCAATCCCACTCGCTGGTCTTTGACCCAATGTGCTAAGTGCTGGTCTGTACTTGGGAGAGTCAAAGGGCAGGACAGATATAATCCTTGTCCTTGAGAAACAATGTAATTAGGAAGGACAGGCCAGAGGCACATGAGAAGTCCCCAGAAGATTTGAGCGAGCACTCATACGTACAAGTATAAAcaaagaggaagcagaggaagggTGGTGGCAAGCAAAGGCAAGTACACAAGAGTACGCTGGGGGAAACTGGTGGGGTGCAGCGAGTTCTGAAGATCATTTTGAAGCTGGGACACATGGTCTGGTGagggaagagatgaagaaaatgacagGCAAAGGGGCCTGTCATGTGGATTCCAAGCAGGCTGGCCACTCTGAAAGAGTTGGGgttggaggggagaagggatgaGGCAATTAGCTGGAGAAAACGATCAGAGAAGGTCCTGAAAGATAGGGATCTCCTGTTTGGTAAACATCTTTCCCTGGCAATACCAGGCGATTGCGATCTCATTTGGAAATGCAACACTGTACCCTGGACCTCTAGCGTGGTCCCAGACCTCAGGCCCTAGAGCACTCCCCGGAGGCTCCCCTGGGCTTGGCCAAGGTCACCCTCGGAGCCCTTCCTAGCAGGCCTCCGTGATCAGGCCTGGAACATTGCTTATGCTGCCCCTGACAACCGCCTCCTGGGCTTCTGGTCTCTCCACcttggaggcacagagaaggagtCGGCTGAGCTCTTCCATCACCTCCAACCCTTGAGGGAAAGGTCAGCCGCCGTCCTCCCACCACAGGCACCACAAACTGTGAACCCAAGTTGACCAATGCAAGCAAAGGAGCCCAAATTTGCTTTCAACTTCCTCTTGTCTTTTCCAGGGCTTTCCTGTAGCCTCTACACATGACCCATGGCACAAGAAGCAAGGCCCACTCTCTAATGACTCTGAGTGTGCCTGGGTGAGACCCACGACCCCGAGAGGAAACTAGAAATCACTACCAGAGACGGAGGGCCCAGACTGCTACTCCGGTAAGGTAAGTCCTGATAGTTTAGAATGAGGGCACGTGGAGATTTGGAGGCATACATAGGGATGCAGCTTGACTTAACCAACGACTGGATCAGGGTTACCACAGAGTCAGCAGCAGAGGACCACACGGCAACGCTGATGGAAGGGAGAATTAGGATTTCACAGAAGGCCTGAAGGCCTGCATGTTGGCAGTGAGATAAATTTTCAATGGCAGCTTCACACAGCAAATCTGAAAATTAGCAGTACCGACAGAAACAGGAacataaaaaaaaggggggggtaggAGGCAAAGAATATCCAAGACAACTCTGAATTAAGTATGAGAGAGATGACCCGTCCCACCTGCTATGAACACTTATTACAAAGCCATAATAATAAAACCAATATGGTAGCAgtgcagagacagacagacaaacccTGACCCCAACGCTGACCCAAGAGCAAAGAAGAGAGGCTAGAAAGAGTCCTCCATGTTTGGGGACTCGATGACATAAATGAGTGGGAAAAGAATGGACCACAATCAATGCCAAAGGCTCAGTTTGTTACCCACGTAGAAGATGGTATCTCATataatacacaaaaacaaactcaagatGGTTTAAAGCCCAAACAGAAAAAGCGAGGCTTTAAAACTTTCTGAAGAAACTGATGGACTACTGAACTCTATctcagaaactaataatacagtagatgttaattaattgaatttaaattaaaaaaaactttctgaagaaaatataggagtacATACTATGACTCAGGTTAAagaatttcttaaacaagacaaaaaccaaaactatCCCCCAAACCTCACAAACCACAAGGCTGGTAAATTTGCctaccttaaaacaaaaaactttcctaCAGTGAAGacactatgaaaaaataaacaagtaaaaagacAGGCAGAGACTAGAAAATACCTGGAGCAGATAAGAAAGGACTAATGTCTAGAATATGTAGGAAAAAGGCTACAAGTCAATAGGAAAAGTCATATAAAgcacttctgtaaaatgggcgaATGGCAactgacagaaaagaaaacccaaacggTCAACAGATACAAACAGACACTTGACTGGTCATCaggagaatgcaaattaaaaataatgagagatCACATTTCTCCCATTGGACTGAcaagtattttaaactttaagGATGAGGGCTTCATGGCGGGCTAAATGATGGTACCCAAGGGACGCTAGGGAAGATTCCAGCATTCTACCACAGGACTGCCTCTGGCTCTACGttttgttcaatatttttttaaaaaaccaacttaTGTTTATGAAATTTGCCCCTGATTCTGTGCTACAATGAGCGGTTGGGATATTGTACCACAAAAcaactattaatatttttcattaagtcTGAAAGAGTACGATGAAATTTGTCCGGGATGAAAAGCATTTTGacttaagacttttttaaaaagtcaaatgtatGATATCGAATGGCACTCCACTGTGGGAGCCATCTGTTAAAGGACCCTGTCTGTTAAAGGCTTCCCCTAATGGAAGATGGATGAACAAGATGACTGGGAAAGAGTCTAGAAGTCAAGTCACGAAGAGGAATGGCCAGAAGAGCCAGTGACGGTAAGcctctgaggaaagaaaagggaaaaaaaaaaaaccctaaattaaAGGGGGCAGCTGCTGCTCTTCAAATATCTAGAACTAACATATACGAAGGAGAACAGGTTTGTTCGCCACTGCTGCTCCTTAAGGGAGATTCAGAACCAAAAGGCCCAAATTTCAAGATGACAGATTTCAGCTCAGcatgtccctccccccaacccaagCATAACTATGAACTCTTGCTcttcaagaaaaggaagagaaaaaaagagctcTTGCATATTTAAACACAGAGTATATGAACTGCCTTGGGTTTTAGAAAGGGTCTTCCTGATCAAAGTGTGTTGGAATGGAAGATCTTGCcagtccctttctttttttttttttaatttcttgagagagagagagagagtgcatgtgtgcaagtggctggcggggggcggggggtgacggcgcaacagagggagagagactgataccggactcaatctcatgaccctgtggtcatgatctgagccgaaaccaagagtcggatgcctaaccaactgagccacccgggcggcCCCCACCCTTACAATTCTTAAATTCTatgaggacaaagggagagatgATGGGAACACCCACCCTATAAACACCCTTCAGGTGGCTTTTACTATTTTCTAAGCTCAAACGGATAAATTCTAGTTGTAGGGAAATGTTAGTGACTTTTCCCATCTAAGCTCTATTATACGCTTTGAATGAACTAGAAGAGATAGAGCCAAGAAAATGATTCCAATCTCCGCATTTCATGCTCGAgaggaaataaatgcaaaataacaatGCAAGTATGAATGGCATGGTGGGAACTACTATATGCCAAGTGGGAAATCTGTTTTAAACTGAACTGGGAATTCAGACAACACACTTGAAGCCAATAAGGAACAGGTGATACACAGGTATGACTTGGGGGTGCGGACACTAGAAACCAGAAGTCCTAGCCCTGTCCAGCATGGGGGCATGGTGGGCTTGGGTAATAACATAAACAAGCAGGGAGATCTAACAGCAAGTCACCGTcgctgacttaaaaaaaaaaaagtctgtagaaGATCTAGGAAGAATTTTAGaatgaaattgctttttaaaagtccatGGAACTACCATCATCTTCCTTCATATACACCACTTTGTATCCATGCTGCTCTGACCACTGTGAGCAGGAAACAGTTTTGGAGTTAAAAGATACTGACTAGAGGTTCTGGTTCCACTACATAGTGGCTGAGGGACCATGAACAAGTCATTTAATTCCTTGGAACCTCAGTCTTAGGTAAAATTAGGTACTAACAATCACAATTATTTAAAGGCTCAGAGATCCAAATGCAGTATGAAACTCTTGTGTAACCTACATAGCATCATACAAACCTTTGTGGTTGTTTTTACTTAAAAGCAATGGGAACCATCTGGTCATTCTCATATCCCTGACTTTGCCTCTACAGCAATTAGCCTCTAACCAGAAGGCaaaatcaaaaaaaggaaaaactggtcTTGagataaaataatagtttttccACCCAGCTGCTCATCAAAATCACTtggagaacttgttaaaaatagagctgcttTTGTCTTCCAGACTtaatgaatcagaatctctagggatAATAAGGTGCAGGGCACTGAATGATGTTGGAGGATATAGGGGACAAATATGGGCACCTTTACAACCACTGGAATATCAAAAATTGAAGTCTGGCTACTTATTCCTCTATAAATTTCATCTGAATGCAGTATTAAAGTGTAAGATGTTTATTCTGATTttcaccccttttttttttcactcattgcTCAGGAGCTTCAGGAGTTTTCAAGAtacataactttaaaatattgatttcagTGTACTTTCAGGGACACGGCAAGATATAACAACAAATTGGGTTCAAAGTTCCAGTACAATTCATATGCTCAGTTACTGCTGTGTCAATTCAGCTATAATCATTAGTTTCTgcaaatgcaaaaattaattgcTGATGCTCACAGAATTGTGTGTTTCCTCTCTAAGACACTCAATCACCAGTATTATGAAGCTGAAAGGAGCCTGGAAGTTTAACCGGCCCCAAACTAACATTTTATAGATCAGAGAAACAAGGTGAAGTCATCTAGAATCAGAACTCCCAGGTTCAGTACTTGAGGGGAAAGACAAACTGTAAAAGGCCTGCCCTTTCTTAGCAACATGAGAACTGTCATTCCTTTTCCAATTAACTCACAGGTCGAATTTTTAAAGTccctttctataatttttatatgagaCTAGGGCTCCCAGGGTGAGAGCAAACTCTGTCATTTTAATATCAATACAAAGTAGGTTCTCTATTTTCACTCACCGAAACCAAACACCTCATCATTATGGTCTCTAGTATACACCATATCAGAATAAAAGGGGCGATAATGTAGCAGCAACAAGATTAATGTCAATGAAGAGTAGGGGCTGACATCATTTAGGAGCTGTGAGCTATAATAAGCTTTTTCTGATGACCTTCGCCCAATGATGGATCTTTCTAAATTGCTAAAGAAGATTCCGTTTGTACTGCTCATTTACCCTCCGTCCCATCCTATCACACCTTAGATCTTTCTTCGGACGTCCCTTGACTGTTCGAAGTAAATAGTAAACTCTGTGTAGGGATCCTGACTCCCCACCAGCTCTACCAACCCAGAGCATCGAGTTGGCAGGTGCTGGAGAACGTATTATCATCTGTAGGAGTGACTTTCCCTTCGCCTAGTCTACCTAGCAGGTAGGTAGTCGCGGCCTCCAAGATCCCAGGAGCCGTCCGGCCCAACGTCCCCACGTATCAGGCGGGACCCTCCAACAGCCGCTGACCTGGGCACCCCGCCAGAGATTGGAGCGCTTCCGAGCTGCCCCCGGCAGCGCCCCGGCGGAAGGACTCGACCTCTACACTGGCGGACGCCTCGCCCCAGCCAGGGGAGCCGGCCTCGCCCAGCCTGGCTGCGCCCCCGCCCGTGCCCCGACGCGGCCCTCACTTGTGCGTTTGCTGGTACAGCGGCTCCATGTCGCCGGCCCCGCCGGGTCCGGCCCGGGCTTCCTCGGAACACGTCCTCACAGCCCCGCTTCCGGCTTCCGGCTTCCGgccgcaggccccgccccctcctgcCGGCCAGGGTCGCCCCCACGCGCGCCCTGCTGGTGGTGGTGGCGACAAAGGAGGAGGGCACCGGGAGAAGAGGCCCGGAGAAGAAGGCTAAGTGTAGTCAGGGCACTGCCGCAGGTCGGGGACGAGGAAGCCTAGGCTTTGACAGGGGGCGGTCTTCAGCTTCGAGTCAGGCGTTGAGCAGGGCAGTCGGGGGGGACCGACGTGAGGCCCTCAGAGCCAGGCTGCGGGACAGCGGGTGCATACCTGCCCTGCCCTGGAAACTGCCGAATGGTGGGTCTGGAGGTTTCACTCCCCTGGAGTTTCTGACCCAAGCTTCTCCTGTGTCAAATCTCCGCTTACTGCCCCCCCCATTTACCCTTCCAATGAACTCACAGTGAATGTGTGGTTACCATGTGTCATGTCTGCTGTGGGAGAAACCGGGTTCCCCTTGCCCTCCAAAGAGGTCGCGGTCTAGGAAAGGAAGTAAGATAAGTGTACAAATAAACATCTACAGGGGAGAAAGTCCAAAGAGACTGAGCCGAGCTGGGGGTCAGCCCCGTCGGAGATTCAGGAAAGACAAATGggggaggtggcatttgagttAGGACTTGAATTCGGTCTTTCCACGTAGACCTAACCCGTGTCCACCCTCCCAGGCTTATCTGCAGTTCCTCCCAAGGGAGGAGATGTTCCTCTTCCTTTGACAAGttgatgcttttattttcctgtatcCTGGAGTCCACCCAGTTTCGAGTCCCAAGAGACTGTCCACCCATGTACATTCTTTCCCTAACATTGTTCCATTTATTCTAAtattaatgagcacctactattaCCAGGCACAGATACCCGGGGGAGGAATACAAGTAAGATAGCCCTCAAATGTCTCATCTCTCATAGTCTGTTGAGCGGGCTAATCATGCCCTCAAGCCACATTATCAGGTAGAATAAgtgctacaggggcgcctgggtggcgcagcggttaaagcatctgccttcggctcagggcgtgatcccggcgttcccggATCAAGTNgttccgggatcaagccccacatcaggctcctctgctatgagcctgcttcctcctctcccactccccctgcttgtgttccctctctcgctggctgtctctttctctctggaatgaataaataaataaaatctttaaaaaaaagaataagtgctACAAATGATACAAAGTACCATTCTTCTGAAGAAAAGAAGTGTTCATGGACTAAATAGCCTATGAATGGGGCCTTCGAGAATcagtagatttttgttttgtttttattttggtttttaagaatCAGTTTTAACACTGTCTTGCACACACTAACCACtctgtaaatgttttttttccccctaaagatttttttatttgttttagagagagtgcatgccaGCTTGccccagaggaggaagggcagagggagagggagagaatctcaagcagactccccacccagcagagcccaacactgggctttatcccaccacccatgaggtcatgacgttagcagaaaccaagagtctgtcacttacctgactgagccacccaggcgccccgtacgTGTTTATTTCGTTGGCCTAATGGAGATGAAGGGCATTTGAAGCTGAGGATATAGcttgaggaaaggaaaagagaaagaacatagaCCTCCCGTGGCTGGGTTTAGGGGACTTGGGGCAATAATAGAGTCAGAAGAAAAGTTGGAGCTAAGTCACGGGGGATCTTAAATGTCatgtatagatttttatttacagatttttaaaattctataggTAGTTAGANAATGTCatgtatagatttttatttacagatttttaaaattctataggTAGTAGCTTTTAGAGGTtggatagaaatttaaaattttctcaaagaatGTTTATGTCTATATGTTGCTCTTCTTTGGACCTCAGAGCATCCCAATGAGGTGGGTAAggcagataaggaaattgaagtcCAGAGGACTTCCCCTCTGCTTCTCAGGCTCTTAGGTTTTTATATGGCTGTAGGGCTTTCTCTAAACAGAAGAAAACTCCATCCCTCCATCTTGCTGTGCTTTTAACttctatctcatttctttttcttttatgactaaGCCACCTAGACAATTAATCTACACTGCCAACATCTCTGTGGGTGGCTGGCCTTCCaacctctcctttgttctcctaGATCTGTTTTCCAGTTCACCAGAGTCTACCTGACCTCGTCCAGTGGTCTCTTTCCATGAATCTTCATACATATATTCATTAAACTCATACAATGTATCAGGCACAATGCAAGGATTGGGGCACAAAGATGGGTAAAACATCCATCAGCTTGCCAttcaagttctttatttttttatttaaaatcaaataacatgtagtgtattattagtttcagaggtagagtttagtgattcatcagttgcatataacatccagtgctcattacatcaagtgcccttcttaatgcccatcacccagttaccccatccttcccccacctcccctccagcaaccctcagtttacttcctacagttaagagtctcttacggtttgtctccctctctgatttcatcttatttttccttctttaatataCACATCTACACAGAAAGGAAACATCCACAAGGATAATTAGAATACCATGTGGTGAGTGTGGCATAGAGGTGATTAAGAACCATGTGATGACAGAGAAGTGACATTCAGCCTAGTTTGGGGATTCAAGAGGACTTCAAAGAGAAGATGATAACTGAACtgagtctttatttatttatttatttatttatttatttatttaatgatggTTATGTTATTACTCATGATGCTGGGTCATCCTTCACACTGCATGAATACTGACTTCCGGTGACTCAAAATTTGTTACTGTGTTTCATTGATGATGACACTAATGGCAAATTTTCCCTAGAGTAGGGaggaaaatgtgaatattaatTCACTGTTCagaattttttagtataaatttataataatatatcttCCAACTATGTCTTTCCTTGAATTCTTCAGGTCTTAATCACTGCATTCCTAGAATATGGTCTCTTTCAGTGTTGACTGCACCCTTGCCTTCCACACGCTGAAACCAATTGGCAGAGGAGAAATGGTAGCTAGCCTGGAGGTACATGGATGAAGTAAGAAGAGAAGTCCCATTGCATGGCCCTCACCTAGCCCTACTTAAGACTGACTCAGTGGCTCATGACATCACAGCAGTgatgaaaggaaggagaagacatTGATTGTAAAAGCCAGTCCACAGAGTAATGGTCGCGAGCGAGAAGACAGGCATGGCTACCTCTGGTGCACTGCCTGACATGCAGTGGAAAGCCTATGGTGGGTGTGGGGTAACCACTCTTaccaggtggaggtgggggaaacCCCCAGGGGGCAAAAAATGCTGCCAGCCCCACCGTTCTAGTGTGTTGTAGACTGGAGGCAGCCTTATGGTCAGAACACAGGCTGGTGAGAGCCATGACATGGATCCAAACAGGTGGCTCAACTCCAAGCGTCAATGGTGGACTGTTAGTAGCCCAGAGTCCTGAACTCATCCTGTATCCAATAAGAATAGGAATCATCCCAAATCAGCAAGTCAGTACCATTCAGGTGGCCTGATCTTGCACAACGCCACAAAAGAAATACTGTGCTGGTGGATAGAAGCAACCCACAGGCGCGGGCCCTGGAGCTTTTCAGGACACTTGGTCAATCAATACCATGTATGGGGTAGAAGGTTGGGGAATATCCTGAAGTGGAGAAACAGGCTAGAATGATCCCAGCCACTGAAGGGGGACTTAGAAAAATTCATTAATAGCACACCAATGTGGGAGGCCCACAGGCCTGGGACCTGGGCCAGGGACTTCACTTGCCTGGGTCTTAGGACTATGTCAcattgttgaataaaagtggtttcATATTCTTTGTTCCCATTAAAAGATGGAGTgtaattccatttccttttcaatCTGAGCTGGCCTTAGTGACTTGTGTATTCAATATAATGTGGCAGAAGAGAAACTCTGGGTTTTCCAAGGCCAGGTCATAAGAAGCCTTGCCGTCCACCCAGCTTTCGGGAGCACTCATGCTGGTAAACCCGAGTCACCTTGGAAGAATTCCAATTACCCTGACGCTATCATTCTGGAAAGCCTGTATGTGCAGGTGCTCCACTCAGCATGCCCGGCCGAGCCAGATCTCCCAGCCACGGTGTCAGACATGTAGGAGAAGCCATCTTGCACCCTCTAGACTGGTCTATCCACCAGCTGAAACCCACCCCCTGACCTCCGCAGGAAAAAGAGTGTAATAGAAGGATCTCCCAACTCAGGCTATGCCTGAATTTCTGTCCCAGGAAATCAAGAGATAACAGCAAACTGACTGAATTTGGGGGTagtttgttatatagcaataaaTACTTGACCTCAAAAAGTTTATCATCTAGATGGAGAGACAGGGTACAGAACTTATGAAAGGTAACAATGCCAGAAAGACAGTGAGGTTCTGTCAGaatgcagggaaggaagagatccCTTTGAATGTGGATGATGAAAGAAGGCTTTCCAGAAGAGATGAGATTTCAGCTGGATCTTGAAGTACATGCAAGATTAGGACATATGGAGAGGCAGGCACAGGCCA comes from the Ailuropoda melanoleuca isolate Jingjing chromosome 13, ASM200744v2, whole genome shotgun sequence genome and includes:
- the GOSR2 gene encoding Golgi SNAP receptor complex member 2 isoform X1; protein product: MEPLYQQTHKQVHEIQSHMGRLETADKQSLHLVENEIQARIDQIFSHLERLEILSSKEPPNKRQNAKLRVDQLKYDVQHLQTALRNFQHRRYAREQQERQREELLSRTFTTNDSDTTIPMDDSLQCNSSLQKIHHDVDELIGGGHSILDQLRAQRLTLKGTQKKILDIANMLGLSNTVMRLIEKRAFQGKYFMIGGMLLTCVVMFLVVQYLT
- the GOSR2 gene encoding Golgi SNAP receptor complex member 2 isoform X3 gives rise to the protein MEPLYQQTHKQVHEIQSHMGRLETADKQSLHLVENEIQARIDQIFSHLERLEILSSKEPPNKRQNAKLRVDQLKYDVQHLQTALRNFQHRRYAREQQERQREELLSRTFTTNGTQKKILDIANMLGLSNTVMRLIEKRAFQGKYFMIGGMLLTCVVMFLVVQYLT